The Solibacillus sp. FSL R7-0682 genome includes a window with the following:
- the miaB gene encoding tRNA (N6-isopentenyl adenosine(37)-C2)-methylthiotransferase MiaB, whose product MNEEQRLASQQVKQPKEEKDYSKYFEKVFTAPSLKDAKKRGKEEVKYHKDFDIEEKYLKMGNGRKFYIRTYGCQMNEHDTEVMAGIFMQLGYEPTELIEQADVVLLNTCAIRENAENKVFGELGFLLKYKRRNPEMLIGVCGCMSQEESVVNKILKQYQHVDMVFGTHNIHRLPNILHDAYMSKEMVVEVWSKEGDVIENLPKKRIGSIKAWVNIMYGCDKFCTYCIVPYTRGKERSRRPEEIIQEVRELAAQGYKEIMLLGQNVNAYGKDFEDIEYRLGDLMDELRKIDIPRIRFTTSHPRDFDDHLIDVLAKGGNLVDHIHLPVQSGSNEILKIMARKYTREHFLQLVEKIKVAIPGVTLTTDIIVGYPNETEEQFQETLDLYRQVGFDMAFTYIYSPREGTPAAKMVDNVSEEEKKERLHRLNAVVAEYSAKALKDLEGQIVEVLVEGSSKRRDDVLAGYTRKNRLVNFEADPKYIGKLVHVKILEAKSYSLMGEFVEEVTEEVELVK is encoded by the coding sequence ATGAATGAAGAACAACGACTAGCTAGTCAGCAAGTAAAACAACCGAAAGAAGAAAAAGACTATAGTAAATATTTTGAAAAAGTATTTACAGCTCCTTCGCTAAAAGACGCAAAAAAACGTGGTAAAGAGGAAGTAAAATATCATAAGGACTTTGATATCGAAGAAAAGTACTTAAAAATGGGGAACGGACGTAAATTTTACATCCGCACGTACGGCTGTCAAATGAATGAGCATGACACAGAAGTGATGGCAGGTATTTTCATGCAGCTTGGCTATGAACCAACTGAATTAATCGAACAAGCAGATGTTGTTCTTTTAAACACATGTGCAATTCGTGAAAATGCAGAAAATAAAGTATTTGGTGAGCTAGGCTTCTTGTTAAAATATAAACGACGAAATCCAGAGATGCTTATTGGTGTGTGTGGATGTATGTCACAAGAAGAATCAGTAGTGAACAAAATTTTAAAACAGTACCAACATGTGGACATGGTATTTGGTACGCATAATATTCATCGATTACCGAACATTCTACATGACGCATACATGTCAAAGGAAATGGTCGTTGAAGTATGGTCTAAAGAAGGGGATGTTATTGAGAACCTTCCGAAAAAACGGATCGGCTCAATAAAAGCATGGGTAAATATTATGTACGGCTGTGATAAATTCTGTACATATTGCATCGTACCATATACGCGTGGTAAGGAGCGTTCACGTCGTCCAGAAGAAATTATTCAAGAAGTGCGTGAGCTTGCTGCACAAGGCTACAAAGAAATTATGCTTTTAGGTCAAAATGTAAATGCTTACGGTAAGGATTTTGAAGATATCGAGTACCGATTAGGGGACTTAATGGACGAATTACGTAAAATTGATATTCCACGTATCCGTTTCACGACAAGTCATCCACGTGATTTTGATGATCATTTAATAGATGTGCTTGCAAAAGGTGGCAATTTAGTCGATCACATTCACTTACCAGTGCAATCAGGATCAAACGAAATTTTAAAAATTATGGCGCGCAAATATACGCGAGAGCACTTCTTACAATTAGTCGAAAAAATTAAAGTAGCAATTCCTGGTGTAACACTTACTACGGATATTATCGTTGGTTATCCAAATGAAACAGAAGAACAATTCCAGGAAACACTTGATTTATATCGTCAAGTTGGCTTTGATATGGCATTTACGTATATTTATTCTCCTCGTGAAGGAACGCCAGCCGCAAAAATGGTTGACAATGTTTCAGAAGAAGAGAAAAAAGAACGTTTGCATCGCTTAAATGCAGTCGTAGCAGAGTATTCTGCAAAAGCTTTAAAAGATTTAGAGGGTCAAATTGTAGAAGTTTTAGTTGAAGGTAGTAGTAAAAGACGAGATGATGTATTAGCGGGTTATACACGTAAAAATCGTCTCGTAAACTTTGAAGCCGATCCAAAATACATTGGAAAGCTTGTTCACGTAAAGATTTTAGAAGCAAAATCTTACTCATTAATGGGTGAGTTTGTAGAAGAAGTTACTGAAGAGGTGGAATTGGTAAAATGA
- a CDS encoding RicAFT regulatory complex protein RicA family protein, with the protein MTKLYTKDEIVEKAKEIAHMIANTEEVEFFKKAEEQINENQFVREKIASLKTLQKQAVNFQHLGKEKALKMIEGKIAGIEEEIDALPVVVEFKQSQTEVNDLLQLVSNAIANNVTDEVIASTGGDLLKGETGSKVRNSVPGSCS; encoded by the coding sequence ATGACAAAATTATACACAAAAGACGAAATCGTTGAAAAAGCAAAAGAAATTGCGCATATGATTGCCAACACAGAAGAAGTAGAATTTTTCAAAAAGGCAGAAGAGCAAATTAATGAAAATCAATTTGTTCGTGAAAAAATTGCCTCATTAAAAACGCTTCAAAAGCAAGCTGTAAACTTCCAACACCTAGGCAAGGAAAAAGCATTAAAAATGATTGAAGGTAAAATTGCCGGCATCGAGGAAGAAATTGATGCATTACCTGTAGTAGTGGAATTCAAGCAATCACAAACTGAGGTAAATGACTTACTACAATTAGTATCAAATGCAATTGCAAATAACGTAACAGACGAAGTAATCGCATCTACAGGCGGTGACCTTTTAAAAGGTGAGACAGGTTCAAAAGTACGCAATAGTGTACCAGGATCTTGCTCATAA
- a CDS encoding EAL domain-containing protein, which yields MARQVDSAVVIVNPKKGYSIDYVNHVFTRMTEYSEFEMTNAKLSILHGPLTDMLNEEAIQNSFENGLPFNTSSLYYRKDGSAFWNDVQTIPMRNQEGELQFCVLVMKDVTETMNIEALIELERDVYFNLENGTQLDDVLGDICKKVSSTFGKKCYCSIVFFNSIDQTISFYGQFAEQLTAMRQHLLSGNYSGEQLFLKQPIIIKDIQDSPFNDLYKQLLMENNIQSFWSQPILSTEGIVTGLFTMYFEQEAEPQAVDFKYLNRVAPIVTLAVKYVEQQNEIVRLAYYDEATGLINIEKFKRIMNRYVATGCEGHLYIIEPGEYQKIIELYGRHGGDEILRQIACRLQNLSMFEDSVIAKYTNSNLIVATRKTIEELNISQVEIDAILSEPYYVDNKEVYLTLKLGTSNFSAEVPFSKAILQADTALCHALKVTGTVIKKFDKQQVAIVQEEMNIFAQISKGLKNSEFFPVLQPKVNIQSGEIVGFEALARWNSPHIGFISPAQFIPVAENSGNIYKVDRQIFKKVLQWQKQRLQEGLTLYPVSVNISPRYFYNPTFVESSIELIRAFGIEPKYIIFEITESIELVNMRRAKKIINELHNYGIATSIDDFGVGYSSLGYLQELPFKEIKIDKSFVDNLAEPRMNAVIKTIVDLSHNLRMTTVAEGIETEEQHKELMRIGCITGQGYYYYKPMPIEEVNQLLATK from the coding sequence ATGGCAAGACAAGTAGATTCAGCTGTTGTAATAGTCAATCCGAAAAAGGGTTATTCAATAGATTATGTAAATCATGTCTTCACTCGCATGACCGAATATAGTGAATTTGAAATGACAAATGCTAAATTATCTATTTTACATGGCCCGTTGACAGATATGCTAAATGAAGAAGCCATTCAAAATAGTTTTGAAAATGGTTTACCATTTAATACGTCATCTCTCTATTATCGTAAAGATGGTTCAGCATTTTGGAATGACGTTCAAACAATTCCTATGAGGAATCAAGAAGGAGAATTACAATTCTGTGTTCTTGTTATGAAAGATGTTACTGAAACAATGAACATAGAAGCATTAATTGAGTTAGAACGGGACGTATATTTTAATCTTGAAAACGGAACGCAACTAGATGATGTTTTAGGGGATATTTGTAAAAAAGTTAGTTCGACTTTCGGAAAAAAATGTTATTGTTCCATCGTCTTTTTTAATAGTATTGATCAAACAATTAGTTTTTATGGACAGTTTGCAGAACAGTTAACAGCGATGCGACAGCACTTATTAAGCGGGAATTATAGCGGGGAACAGCTGTTTTTAAAGCAACCGATTATTATTAAGGATATTCAAGATTCCCCTTTTAATGATTTGTATAAACAGCTATTGATGGAAAACAACATCCAATCGTTTTGGAGCCAGCCGATTTTAAGTACAGAAGGCATAGTAACAGGCTTATTTACAATGTATTTTGAACAAGAAGCAGAGCCACAAGCAGTTGATTTTAAATATTTAAATCGTGTTGCCCCGATCGTTACGTTAGCAGTGAAGTATGTCGAACAACAAAATGAAATCGTTCGTTTAGCTTATTATGACGAAGCAACAGGCTTAATAAATATAGAGAAGTTCAAAAGGATCATGAATCGTTATGTCGCTACAGGATGTGAAGGACACCTCTATATTATAGAGCCAGGTGAATATCAAAAAATCATTGAGTTATATGGGCGTCACGGAGGCGATGAAATTTTACGTCAAATTGCTTGCCGGTTACAAAATCTTTCAATGTTTGAAGATTCAGTTATAGCAAAATATACAAATTCAAATTTAATCGTTGCAACACGCAAAACAATTGAGGAATTAAATATTTCACAAGTCGAGATAGATGCTATCTTATCGGAGCCGTACTATGTTGATAATAAAGAAGTGTATTTGACTTTAAAATTAGGTACTTCTAATTTTAGTGCAGAAGTTCCCTTTTCAAAAGCGATTCTTCAAGCAGATACCGCCCTTTGTCATGCTTTAAAGGTAACGGGGACAGTCATTAAAAAATTTGATAAACAGCAAGTTGCGATTGTTCAAGAAGAGATGAATATATTTGCGCAAATCTCAAAAGGATTGAAAAATAGCGAATTCTTTCCGGTGTTGCAACCAAAAGTTAATATTCAATCAGGTGAAATTGTCGGCTTTGAGGCATTAGCGCGTTGGAATTCTCCGCATATTGGATTTATTTCACCAGCCCAATTTATTCCGGTAGCTGAAAATTCGGGGAATATTTATAAAGTCGATCGACAAATCTTTAAGAAAGTGCTGCAATGGCAAAAGCAGCGATTACAAGAAGGGTTGACGTTGTACCCAGTATCAGTCAATATTTCACCACGCTACTTTTACAATCCAACATTTGTCGAAAGCTCGATTGAACTAATTCGAGCATTTGGTATAGAACCAAAGTATATAATATTTGAAATTACGGAAAGCATCGAATTGGTTAATATGAGGCGAGCAAAAAAAATAATCAATGAATTACATAATTACGGCATTGCGACATCTATTGATGATTTTGGCGTAGGCTATTCATCGTTAGGGTATTTACAGGAGTTGCCGTTTAAGGAAATAAAAATAGATAAAAGCTTTGTAGATAATTTAGCTGAGCCACGGATGAATGCAGTCATCAAAACGATTGTCGATCTTTCCCACAATTTAAGGATGACAACTGTGGCCGAAGGTATCGAAACAGAAGAACAACATAAAGAATTAATGCGAATAGGTTGCATTACTGGACAGGGATACTATTACTATAAGCCGATGCCAATTGAAGAAGTGAATCAATTGTTAGCAACTAAATAA
- the cotE gene encoding outer spore coat protein CotE yields MKRLRQIVTKAVIAKGKKRTESKETLCPPNAPTSILGCWVINHNYQAKRVGKFVEVSGKFDVNVWYAYNNHSKTAVFTETVSYKDRIKLSFRDGDIIDSDDVKIRVLQQPNCIEAVISKSGDKFNVTIEREFLAEIIGETTVVINVHPSDFEEDWDYQEESSMNPSSSSSSSSSSSSSSSSSAGNDYDSSSFS; encoded by the coding sequence GTGAAGCGTTTACGTCAAATCGTGACGAAAGCGGTTATAGCAAAAGGAAAAAAGCGTACCGAATCTAAAGAAACGCTTTGTCCACCGAATGCGCCGACGAGCATTCTCGGCTGTTGGGTAATTAACCATAACTATCAGGCAAAGCGAGTAGGAAAATTTGTTGAGGTTTCAGGGAAATTTGATGTCAATGTTTGGTATGCTTATAATAATCACTCAAAGACGGCTGTATTTACAGAGACGGTTTCCTACAAAGATCGAATTAAACTATCATTCCGTGATGGGGATATTATTGATTCAGACGATGTAAAAATCCGAGTATTGCAACAACCAAACTGTATAGAGGCGGTTATTTCTAAGTCAGGTGATAAGTTCAATGTAACAATTGAACGTGAGTTTTTAGCTGAAATTATTGGAGAAACAACAGTTGTAATTAATGTTCATCCATCTGATTTTGAAGAAGATTGGGATTATCAAGAAGAAAGCTCGATGAACCCATCAAGTTCATCAAGTTCATCAAGCTCATCTAGTTCCTCATCATCAAGTTCTGCAGGAAATGATTATGATTCGTCATCTTTTTCGTAA
- the mutS gene encoding DNA mismatch repair protein MutS gives MTTYTPMMQQYLLVKQDYQDAFLFYRLGDFYELFFDDAIKASQILEITLTARGGNTDNPIPMCGVPHHSAQGYIETLVAKGYKVAVCEQTEDPKHAKGVVKREVVQVITPGTITVGKALDGKTNHFIAAAESISQNEIAFSYLDVSTGEAHATILEGDAKELLQQLHTYAIKEVVVTEQLQLVLGDITASSGIVLSLENEEMDANSAKQYIDNIPNALHGVARRLLHYVERTQMRSLSHIQSFTYSEANSYLRIDTNSKRNLELIQSIRGGDSKGTLLWLLDETVTAMGGRKLKQWMHQPLANKGAIEARQAVVTELLEEFFLRDELNELLKKVYDLERLAGRVAFGSVGGRDLAQLRDSLRQVPAIQHKLMDSGREKCVALGRSLDLCEDIEELLSYAITDHPPISIKEGDVIRDGYNEPLDHYRDASRNGKDWIAQLETKERELTGIKNLKIGYNRVFGYYIEITKSHLGNTDLARFERKQTLANAERFITEELKEKEALILNAEEQSLALEYELFVELREKLKGYIPRVQALAAQISELDVLLSFAVVTDKYRFTKPVFHEGRALKIIEGRHPVVEKMLNKQSYVPNDCVLTDDKNMMLITGPNMSGKSTYMRQVALIVVLAQMGCYVPAAEAVLPITDQIFTRIGAADDLAAGQSTFMVEMLESQHAITHATKNSLMLFDEIGRGTSTYDGMSLAQAMMEYIHEEIGANTLFSTHYHELTDLQQELSRLQNVHVSATEQDGRVVFLHKVKKGAADKSYGVHVAELAEMPQAILQRARVLLTQFESNDRVQVTAIDKEPVMPQITAPKHEMTDEDQQLSLFSLNDEPTISPEQQEVLETIGKLNVMGTTPMQAMTLLYELQQKLNSKN, from the coding sequence ATGACTACATATACACCAATGATGCAGCAATATTTGCTTGTCAAACAAGACTATCAAGATGCTTTTTTATTTTACCGTTTAGGAGATTTTTATGAGTTATTTTTTGATGACGCCATAAAAGCATCTCAAATTTTAGAAATTACGTTAACTGCCCGTGGTGGCAATACCGACAATCCGATTCCAATGTGTGGAGTTCCACACCATTCCGCGCAGGGTTATATTGAGACGTTAGTTGCAAAGGGCTACAAAGTTGCGGTGTGTGAGCAAACAGAAGATCCAAAGCACGCAAAAGGTGTAGTGAAGCGCGAGGTGGTGCAAGTCATTACTCCAGGAACAATCACCGTAGGAAAAGCGCTAGATGGCAAAACAAATCACTTCATTGCAGCGGCAGAAAGTATTTCGCAAAATGAAATTGCTTTTTCATATTTAGATGTCTCAACGGGTGAGGCACATGCAACAATTCTTGAAGGAGATGCAAAGGAATTGTTACAGCAATTGCATACTTATGCGATTAAAGAAGTTGTTGTAACGGAGCAGCTTCAGTTAGTATTAGGTGATATTACAGCAAGTAGTGGGATCGTCTTGTCATTAGAAAATGAAGAAATGGACGCAAATAGCGCGAAGCAATACATTGACAATATACCTAACGCATTACATGGTGTTGCAAGACGTTTATTGCATTATGTCGAGCGTACACAAATGCGTTCGTTATCACATATTCAGTCGTTTACGTATTCGGAGGCGAATAGTTATTTACGGATTGATACGAATTCAAAGCGTAATTTAGAGCTTATTCAATCAATCCGTGGTGGGGACTCAAAAGGTACATTGCTATGGCTATTAGATGAAACAGTGACAGCAATGGGCGGGCGAAAATTAAAGCAATGGATGCATCAGCCACTGGCCAATAAAGGCGCGATTGAAGCACGTCAAGCGGTTGTAACCGAGCTGTTAGAGGAATTTTTCCTTCGAGATGAATTAAATGAATTACTAAAAAAAGTGTATGACTTAGAGCGCCTAGCTGGTCGTGTTGCATTTGGTTCCGTTGGTGGACGTGATTTAGCACAGCTTCGTGACTCGTTACGCCAAGTACCGGCTATTCAGCATAAATTAATGGATAGTGGTCGTGAAAAATGTGTGGCGCTAGGTCGAAGTTTAGATTTATGTGAAGACATTGAAGAACTACTATCGTATGCGATTACCGATCATCCGCCGATTTCGATTAAAGAAGGGGATGTTATCAGAGATGGTTACAACGAACCACTTGACCATTACCGAGATGCGTCACGAAACGGCAAGGATTGGATTGCCCAACTAGAAACAAAAGAACGAGAACTGACTGGAATTAAAAATTTAAAAATCGGATATAACCGTGTATTCGGTTACTATATTGAAATTACGAAATCACATTTAGGAAATACCGATTTGGCACGTTTTGAACGTAAGCAAACGTTAGCGAACGCAGAGCGTTTTATTACAGAAGAATTAAAAGAAAAAGAAGCGCTTATTTTAAATGCGGAAGAGCAAAGTCTAGCACTTGAATATGAGTTATTTGTGGAACTGCGTGAAAAGCTGAAGGGCTATATTCCACGTGTACAAGCATTGGCAGCACAAATTAGCGAACTTGATGTATTACTAAGCTTTGCGGTTGTAACAGATAAATATCGTTTTACTAAGCCTGTATTCCATGAAGGGCGTGCCTTGAAAATTATAGAAGGCCGACACCCGGTCGTGGAAAAAATGCTAAATAAACAAAGCTACGTACCTAACGATTGCGTGCTTACAGATGACAAAAATATGATGCTTATTACTGGTCCGAACATGTCAGGGAAAAGTACGTATATGCGCCAAGTAGCGTTAATTGTTGTTTTGGCACAAATGGGTTGCTACGTACCAGCTGCAGAGGCAGTTTTACCAATTACCGACCAAATTTTCACACGCATTGGGGCAGCGGACGATTTAGCAGCTGGACAGTCAACATTTATGGTAGAAATGTTGGAATCCCAACATGCAATTACACATGCAACAAAAAATAGCTTAATGCTATTTGATGAAATTGGTCGCGGTACGTCAACATATGACGGTATGAGCCTTGCTCAAGCAATGATGGAATATATCCATGAAGAAATTGGTGCAAATACGTTGTTTTCAACACACTATCATGAGTTAACAGATTTACAACAAGAATTAAGTAGACTGCAAAATGTTCATGTAAGTGCAACTGAACAGGATGGACGTGTCGTATTTTTACATAAGGTAAAAAAAGGTGCGGCTGATAAAAGCTATGGTGTCCACGTTGCAGAGCTAGCAGAAATGCCCCAAGCCATTTTACAACGTGCACGAGTGCTATTAACACAATTTGAATCAAATGATCGTGTGCAAGTAACGGCTATTGACAAAGAGCCGGTCATGCCTCAAATAACAGCGCCCAAACACGAAATGACCGATGAAGATCAACAGCTTTCATTATTCTCATTAAATGATGAGCCAACTATATCTCCAGAACAACAAGAAGTGTTAGAAACAATCGGCAAATTAAATGTTATGGGTACTACACCTATGCAGGCAATGACGTTATTATATGAGCTACAACAAAAATTAAATTCGAAAAATTAA
- the mutL gene encoding DNA mismatch repair endonuclease MutL, with translation MGKIQIMDEWLSNKIAAGEVVERPSSVVKELVENAIDAHSTSIEIFLEEAGLTSIQVVDNGSGMDEEDALKSFSRHATSKIEKEQDLFRIRTLGFRGEALASIASVSKLTLRTSDGDGGIHLYLEGGHLKEHKPTALRRGTDITVAQLFFNTPARLKYLKTIQTELGHTIDFVNRIALGYPNVAIKLVHNGQTLLQTNGRGQVQQVLAAIYGTHNAKKMLAFEGSNNDYKIHGYASLPEVTRASKNYMSLFVNGRWVKHFVIQKAITDAYHTYLPIERFPIVLLYVEGDPQLTDVNVHPAKHQVRLSKEPELLTLIEETIRKAIREVIRIPLAEKKEKPVRIPSEQMNIWNPSSSKAPSFDEQKMTSIVERLSSEQMVVKEPSIPVPTIEEPSMQSQESIDERQSTFTQTERATTQDTTFDKVKEQFEPVQGQDGQQEKLHFPPVEIVGQIHGTYIVAQMEDGFYLIDQHAAQERIKYEYFRDKVGDVNANERQALLMPLTFHYSADEALRLNESKNSLEEVGVFLEEFGQSSFVVREYPTWFPKGEEQEIIEQLIEQVLSARKTDIKKLREDAAIMMSCKKSIKANHYLDQQQMERLIEDLRNADNPFTCPHGRPVLIHFTSYEVEKMFKRVM, from the coding sequence ATGGGGAAAATACAAATTATGGATGAATGGCTATCCAATAAAATTGCGGCCGGGGAAGTAGTCGAAAGACCTTCCTCCGTTGTAAAAGAGCTTGTGGAAAATGCCATTGATGCTCATAGTACATCGATTGAAATTTTTCTAGAAGAAGCAGGACTTACGTCAATTCAAGTTGTGGACAACGGAAGTGGAATGGACGAAGAAGATGCATTAAAATCCTTTTCCCGTCATGCTACTTCCAAAATAGAAAAGGAACAAGATTTATTCCGTATTCGGACATTAGGGTTTCGTGGGGAGGCGCTTGCTTCGATTGCATCTGTTTCGAAGCTAACACTACGTACCTCAGACGGTGATGGAGGAATCCATCTTTATTTAGAAGGTGGCCATCTAAAGGAACATAAGCCAACTGCATTACGTCGTGGAACGGATATTACAGTAGCGCAGCTATTTTTTAATACGCCAGCCCGTTTGAAATATTTAAAAACAATTCAAACAGAGCTCGGACATACGATTGATTTTGTCAATCGTATTGCGTTAGGCTATCCGAATGTCGCAATAAAGCTTGTGCATAATGGTCAAACTCTTTTACAAACAAATGGGCGAGGACAAGTACAACAAGTGCTCGCAGCTATTTATGGGACACATAATGCGAAAAAAATGCTCGCTTTTGAAGGTAGTAATAATGATTATAAAATTCACGGCTATGCATCACTTCCAGAAGTTACACGTGCATCCAAAAACTATATGTCCCTTTTTGTAAATGGTCGATGGGTAAAGCATTTTGTTATTCAAAAGGCGATTACAGATGCCTATCATACGTACTTACCAATTGAACGTTTCCCGATTGTTTTATTATATGTAGAAGGGGATCCGCAATTAACGGATGTTAACGTCCACCCTGCAAAGCATCAAGTACGATTAAGTAAAGAGCCTGAACTATTAACATTGATTGAAGAGACAATTCGAAAAGCAATTCGAGAGGTAATCCGTATTCCACTTGCAGAGAAGAAGGAAAAGCCAGTACGCATACCAAGTGAACAAATGAATATTTGGAACCCCTCTTCCTCTAAGGCACCAAGCTTTGATGAGCAAAAAATGACATCGATTGTCGAGCGATTGTCGAGTGAGCAAATGGTCGTTAAGGAACCATCTATCCCTGTTCCTACAATTGAAGAACCGTCTATGCAGTCACAAGAAAGCATAGACGAACGACAATCAACCTTTACACAAACTGAACGTGCTACTACACAGGACACAACGTTTGATAAAGTAAAAGAACAATTTGAGCCGGTGCAGGGGCAAGATGGACAACAAGAAAAGCTTCATTTTCCACCAGTTGAAATTGTAGGACAAATTCACGGCACATATATTGTGGCGCAAATGGAGGATGGCTTTTACCTCATTGATCAGCACGCGGCACAAGAGCGCATTAAATACGAGTATTTCCGTGATAAAGTGGGAGATGTTAATGCGAATGAACGACAGGCACTGTTAATGCCGTTAACATTCCATTATTCGGCAGATGAGGCGCTACGATTAAACGAATCAAAAAACAGCTTAGAAGAAGTTGGGGTGTTTTTAGAGGAGTTTGGCCAATCCTCCTTTGTCGTTAGAGAGTATCCGACTTGGTTCCCAAAAGGGGAGGAACAAGAAATTATTGAGCAACTTATTGAGCAAGTACTAAGCGCTCGGAAAACGGATATAAAGAAATTACGTGAAGATGCAGCAATTATGATGAGCTGTAAAAAATCGATTAAAGCCAATCACTATTTAGATCAGCAACAAATGGAGCGTTTAATTGAAGACTTACGTAATGCAGACAATCCATTTACTTGTCCACACGGTCGACCTGTGTTAATTCATTTTACGTCCTATGAGGTGGAGAAAATGTTTAAGCGTGTAATGTAA
- a CDS encoding alpha/beta fold hydrolase, with protein sequence MEKKTFYMTMTDGHQVFVRTFYPAKSIRSHIHILHGMAEHSARYESFAKQLCEEGYVVSMHDHRGHGFTAQKNGQLGFFCAENGFERVVQDVFEVLETLKLELNIARPILLGHSMGSFIARRFAQKYSYFLEKLILSGTASPTTAEKAGHFFAKQLVRIQGATSPSPLMNNLSFGSFNRFIDRPKTKFDWLTTDVAEVQKYIDDPLCGFIATNQFYVDLTEGMAFLDCPFENSRIRHDLPILLISGTEDPVGDKNGKGVVKAGQQLVTAGVENVLVYLFEGMRHEILNERKKDQVIEIIVRWLKNEKKI encoded by the coding sequence ATGGAGAAAAAAACGTTTTATATGACAATGACAGACGGCCATCAAGTGTTTGTTCGAACTTTTTATCCAGCTAAATCAATACGTAGTCATATTCATATTTTACACGGAATGGCTGAACATTCAGCTCGTTATGAATCATTTGCTAAGCAATTATGTGAGGAAGGCTATGTTGTTTCTATGCATGACCATCGGGGACATGGCTTTACCGCCCAAAAAAATGGTCAGCTCGGGTTTTTTTGCGCAGAAAATGGGTTTGAGCGAGTTGTCCAGGATGTATTTGAAGTGTTAGAAACGTTAAAGCTTGAACTAAATATAGCCAGGCCTATTTTATTGGGGCATAGTATGGGGTCGTTTATTGCCCGACGATTTGCGCAGAAATATAGCTATTTTCTTGAAAAACTAATTTTAAGTGGGACAGCTTCTCCAACTACGGCTGAAAAGGCAGGTCATTTTTTTGCCAAGCAATTAGTACGTATCCAAGGGGCTACTTCGCCAAGTCCATTAATGAATAATTTAAGTTTTGGTAGCTTTAATCGTTTTATTGATCGACCAAAAACTAAGTTTGATTGGTTAACAACAGATGTAGCAGAAGTTCAAAAATATATAGATGACCCATTATGTGGTTTCATTGCGACAAATCAATTTTATGTAGATTTAACTGAAGGTATGGCATTTCTTGATTGTCCATTCGAAAATTCCCGAATACGCCATGATTTACCAATTCTCCTTATAAGTGGAACGGAGGATCCTGTAGGAGATAAAAATGGTAAGGGGGTTGTAAAAGCCGGGCAACAGCTAGTAACAGCTGGGGTGGAAAATGTATTAGTGTATTTATTCGAAGGAATGCGTCATGAAATATTGAATGAAAGAAAAAAAGATCAAGTAATTGAAATAATTGTACGGTGGTTAAAAAATGAAAAAAAAATATGA